The following proteins are co-located in the Megalops cyprinoides isolate fMegCyp1 chromosome 15, fMegCyp1.pri, whole genome shotgun sequence genome:
- the nkx2.3 gene encoding homeobox protein Nkx-2.3 — protein sequence MLPSPVTSTPFSVKDILNLEQHQSLHLEYPHAQLHLDLDLQQQQQHLHTPLSCILAAGGSPGFSDGEEKMSYLNSLSVQDSHGEASLSPDMYVHSTLGLATDSKLEVALDDQEPKNCRTVTKTQECEDGRQSDSERPQKQRARRKPRVLFSQAQVFELERRFKQQRYLSAPEREHLATTLKLTSTQVKIWFQNRRYKCKRQRQDKSLEIAGHHHPPPPRRVAVPVLVRDGKPCLGGSQNYSTPYTVGTNPYTYNGYSSYTYNNPAYNNGYSCTYSSIPALPPSTTANAFMNMNLGNITNLGPPHQPQTHQGTTVSPCQGTLQGIRAW from the exons ATGCTACCGAGCCCCGTCACTTCCACGCCGTTCTCTGTCAAAGATATACTGAACCTGGAGCAGCACCAGTCTCTGCATCTCGAATACCCGCACGCGCAGTTGCATCTGGATCTGGAtttgcaacagcagcagcaacatctTCATACACCTCTATCGTGCATTCTGGCGGCCGGGGGAAGTCCCGGCTTCTCAGacggagaggaaaaaatgtccTACCTTAATTCGTTGTCGGTGCAGGATAGCCACGGAGAAGCAAGTCTCTCTCCGGACATGTATGTCCATTCGACTTTGGGACTCGCGACGGACTCCAAATTAGAGGTCGCACTGGATGACCAGGAACCCA AGAACTGCAGAACTGTCACCAAGACTCAGGAATGTGAGGACGGCAGACAGTCGGACTCTGAGAGGCCGCAGAAGCAGCGAGCGAGGCGAAAACCGAGAGTTCTTTTCTCGCAGGCCCAGGTGTTCGAACTTGAGAGGCGCTTCAAACAGCAAAGATATTTGTCCGCGCCCGAGAGGGAACATTTGGCGACCACCCTGAAGCTCACTTCCACACAGGTCAAAATTTGGTTCCAAAATCGACGGTACAAGTGCAAACGGCAACGCCAAGACAAGTCGTTGGAAATCGCAGGACATCACCACCCGCCGCCGCCAAGACGGGTGGCAGTGCCAGTTTTGGTTCGAGATGGGAAACCTTGCTTAGGGGGGTCGCAGAACTACAGCACACCGTATACTGTGGGTACAAACCCTTACACCTACAATGGTTACTCATCTTATACCTACAACAACCCAGCATATAATAATGGTTACAGCTGTACCTATTCCAGcattcctgctctccctcccagTACAACTGCTAACGCGTTTATGAACATGAACCTTGGTAATATTACGAACCTGGGACCTCCCCACCAGCCTCAAACACACCAAGGAACGACGGTATCACCGTGTCAAGGAACACTGCAAGGTATTCGTGCTTGGTAG